One Octopus sinensis linkage group LG20, ASM634580v1, whole genome shotgun sequence DNA window includes the following coding sequences:
- the LOC115222617 gene encoding beta-1,3-galactosyl-O-glycosyl-glycoprotein beta-1,6-N-acetylglucosaminyltransferase 3-like, translating to MKKTKIFILVLLTYSAITLMLWDKWNTTKFCTTNMDTRSKLQNHKVRRYGSHIESTTHILEFNNKSLECAPHRKKKVNCKLLFRGDPDYINEVNLMKEDKNMDSTCSLKELVKNCTKFRQSHGYFSKPVTPMELDYPIAFAIKIHTAPNQFERLLRAIYLPHNVYCIHVDAKADNNTFELIKSISTCLPNVVLAENRINVVYATFRHLQAEVECMKACTKSNVKWKYYINLTGQEFPLKTNLELVEILKVFNGTNDIESYKHPKHLDWRVKYKIKINEKSSSQTKESKIPLKYQIQLYKGSAYGMFSREFIEFILEDDVVKTIFNWMNDTYSPEENIWATLNSLEFSPGGSSGIEIRHDKYSHASKAVIWSWDPFKCFGKLIRSVCIFSVGDLPWLNSRPEIVANKFYEDTDSIVLDCLEESLRNRTLIQNVDQLNWYYYRNLPHVSYNAKLKANEKTKEFLQSKKKKWLLKQEQLLKPVTKKQTIKIEKKLAMNISKS from the coding sequence ATGAAgaagacgaaaatatttatacttGTTCTGCTTACGTACAGCGCAATCACACTGATGCTTTGGGACAAATGGAATACCACTAAGTTTTGTACAACGAACATGGACACTCGTTCTAAACTTCAAAATCACAAAGTTAGGCGCTATGGGTCACATATAGAATCGACAACACACATTCTCgaatttaataataaatcattGGAATGTGCaccccacagaaaaaaaaaggtaaattgcAAGCTTCTATTTAGAGGAGATCCTGATTACATCAATGAGGTTAACTtaatgaaagaagataaaaacatGGATTCCACTTGCAGCTTGAAGGAACTTGTAAAAAATTGCACCAAGTTCCGTCAATCACATGGATATTTTAGCAAACCAGTTACCCCGATGGAGCTCGATTATCCAATCGCTTTTGCCATTAAAATACATACAGCACCAAACCAATTCGAAAGATTATTGAGAGCAATCTACTTACCTCATAATGTTTATTGCATACATGTTGATGCGAAAGCTGATAACAATACATTTGAACTGATAAAAAGCATCAGCACCTGTCTTCCGAACGTTGTACTTGCAGAGAATCGAATAAATGTTGTATATGCTACTTTTAGGCATTTACAAGCTGAAGTAGAATGCATGAAGGCGTGCACCAAATCAAATGTAAAATGGAAATACTACATAAATCTTACTGGGCAAGAATTTCCATTGAAGACAAACCTGGAATTAGTTGAAATTCTGAAGGTTTTCAATGGAACTAACGATATTGAATCATACAAGCACCCCAAACATTTAGATTGgcgtgtaaaatataaaataaaaatcaatgagaAATCATCAAGTCAAACAAAGGAAAGTAAAATACCATTGAAATATCAAATACAGTTGTATAAAGGAAGTGCCTATGGGATGTTTTCACGagaatttattgaatttattttagaGGACGATGTTGTAAAAACCATTTTTAATTGGATGAATGATACatattcacctgaagaaaatatCTGGGCAACTCTTAATTCTCTAGAATTTTCCCCTGGTGGCTCTAGTGGCATTGAAATTCGTCACGATAAATATAGTCATGCCTCAAAAGCTGTGATATGGAGTTGGGATCCCTTTAAATGTTTCGGTAAATTGATTCGTAGTGTATGTATTTTTAGCGTAGGAGATCTTCCATGGCTCAATAGCCGTCCTGAAATAGTAGCTAACAAATTCTACGAAGATACCGATTCTATAGTATTAGACTGCTTAGAAGAATCATTAAgaaacagaacactaatccaaaaCGTTGATCAGCTCAATTGGTACTATTATCGTAATCTTCCGCATGTCAGTTATAATGCAAAGCTAAAAgccaatgaaaaaacaaaagaattcctgcaaagcaagaaaaaaaaatggcttttGAAACAAGAACAGTTACTTAAACCTGTGACAAAGAAACAGactattaaaatagaaaaaaaattagcaaTGAATATCTCAAAAAGTTGA